CTTGAGTATGATATGCATAGTATTGAGATAAAACTATACTAAACAATTAGCTAAATTTATGCTTAATCTATGTTGCTGTTGTGATTAATCAACACTCTGAAAACCTCTCAAATACTCAAGTAGAAAAAGTATCGGAGCAAAGCTATAAATTTAGCTGGTTTGATTGGTTTTGTCTATGGTATCCACCAGGCTGGCTGATTTTATTCAACCGTCATTGGCAGCACTATCACGCTGATCCAGATGGTTGGAATTTGCTAGAATACGGGTTATTTTTGATTCCTGGTGGATTCTATATAGCAATGCTGAGTCGCTGGTTGCGACTGGGTTGTCGTTCACCACGTAAAGAAACTGGTGAATTTGAACCTAATTATCAACAAGTTTTTAGCACGGAAATTCTGTCCACCATTATTAAATATTATTTTCGCGGCGAATTGCAACAAATTGATCAGTTGCCGCAAACAGGGCCAATGATTGTGGCCATGAATCATGCAGGTATGTGCTTTCCTTGGGATTTTATAACTTTGGCTTATTTAATAGGTGAAGCACGAGGAACCACAGTACAAACCTTAGCAAATACAGCATTATTTGAACATCCTTGGATGATTTGGTGGCTACCACCCCAATGGTCACAGGTTTTAGGTGGTGTGCGAGCAGAATTAGATGATTTTGAGGCAGCCATAACCCAAGATAGAATCATCTTATATGCACCTGAAGGCGTACGGGGGCCAATAAAAGGTTGGAAAAAACGCTATCAACTGCAAAAGTTTGATGTCAGCTTTATTAAGTTGAGCGATCGCCATCATATTCCCATTGTCCCAGTAGTTTGTATCGGGAGTGAATCTTTACATCCTTGGACTGTTAATTTGCAAAAGTTGCAACGGCTATTTAAATTACCATTCTTGCCTTTATCACCTTTAATGCTGCTGTTGATGCTGTTTCCTTCAATGGGGGTTTGGGCAATGAAAACGCGTCTACGTTACTTTATTCAGCCTGTAAAAAATGATATGAGTTTGAACAAAGGGCGTGCAGCAATTTATCAACAAGCACAACAATTACGAGAAAACCTGCAAATTCAAATTAATCAGTTATTAAGTTAGCAGAAAGTAAACTGATGAAATGATGTATTTTCTTAGGCTTAAACTGGCTCCAACAAAGCAGCACCAAAGCGATAGCCTTTGCCATAAACCGTGTGAATCAGTGTAGTTTCTCTACCTACCTCAATCTTACGACGCAACAACCGAATTAATGCTGCTATGACATTGCTACTAGGTTGTTCTTCATCTTGCCAGAGATGTTGCATAATCTGGGCATGAGTTAGTAGTTGTCCAGTATGTTCCATGAAATATTGCAGCAGTTGACTTTCTTTTTGTGATAACTCAATCACCCGTCCTTGGCGATAGGCGACTTGATTTTCACAGTCGAGTTCTAAGTCAGCTACCGTTATCCGTCCGCTAGTGATGGTTTCATAAGCTTGGGAACCAGAACGGCGCAACAAAGCACGAACTCTAGCTAATAACTCCCGCAGTTCAAAGGGTTTAATCAAATAGTCGTCTGCGCCTGCATCTAAACCTTGTACGCGGTCATCTAAAGTATCTTTGGCTGTAAGAAACAGTACGGGAGTTGTTTTACCTTGACTCCGCAATTCCTGACAAATCTCTAACCCCGTTTTTCCTGGTAGCATCCAATCTAAAATTAGTAAGTCATAACTGCCTGCTTGGGCAAGTTCGCTGCCAGTTGTACCAGTATAAGCAGTTTCTACATTGTAACCCTCACGAGTTAATAAGCGACTCAAGGGGTCAGTTAGTTCAACTTCATCATCAACTAATAAAATTCTCATGCTGCTTGTGGTAAGCATATAGAGATATTCTCAATATTAATTAACCGCTAAGACAAGGACGCTTGCATACTCTCTTAGAGTTAAGCATAGTGTCTATAGCCAAGGACACCAAGAAAAAGAATGCTGACTGTTGCATTGCCAAAAGGGGAACTACTTAAAAATAGCATCCGCCTGCTACAATCTGTAGGATTAGATTTTAGTGCTTTTTTAGATTCAGGAACTCGCCAACTCCAGATTCCTGACGCTAGCGGACAAGCAAAAGCGCTGCTAGTGCGGGCGCAAGATGTGCCAGTTTATGTAGAATATGGTCAAGCACAACTGGGTATTGTCGGTTACGATGTGCTGCAAGAGAAACAGCCGCAAGTTGCACATTTAGTTGATTTGCAGTTTGGGCATTGTCGAATGTCGGTGGCGGTAAAAGCATCCAGTTCTTACAAATCGCCTTTAGATTTACCACCTCATGGTCGAGTTGCTTCTAAGTACGTGAATTGCGCTCGTGAATATTTCCACGGTCTAGATTTACCTGTAGAAATAGTGCCGTTATATGGTTCAGTAGAACTAGGGCCGATTACAGGAATGTCAGAGGCGATCGTAGATTTAGTTTCTACGGGGCGGACTTTACGCGAAAATGGTTTGATTGAAATTGCCACTTTATATGAAAGTACAGCAAGATTGATTGCTCATCCTCTGAGTTATCGTCTCAATACAGGTAATCTCAGCGATTTGATTAGCAAGTTGCGGGACACGGTTTTAGTGACAGTTTAATTCCTCAAAATCTACTGGGAATCATCGGTCTGTCATGATTCCCTTGCTAAGGCTTAGTAAAGAAATAGCCAGTAGTGTGTGTTAAGCGCATATCTGGATATGATTGTTTATGAAAGACGTTTTTGTCTGGTGTTTAACACACCACTTGTCTGGCGGTGCGCTAAGTTGAACGCTTTAACGTACCTTATTACCTGAGTTCTGAATTCTTTCGCATAACACTACAAGTTGATGCCAGAACAGAGCATAAATTTTGATTCTAATCCACCAGTTGCCGTTAATGAATACGACAACATGGCACAGATTGCTTTACCAGGTTATGAGGCAATGCATACAATGGCATTGTCTTTTTTACGATCGCATCTCCCAAAAGAAGCTAACTTATTAATTGTCGGTGCTGGTACTGGCATGGAATTGGTAAAGTTTGGTCAGCGTAATTTAGCATGGCAGATGCTTGGTGTAGACCCATCGAGTAATATGCTAGCGATCGCTCGAGATAAAATACAGCAACACAACTTATCTCAACGAATCCAACTATTTCACGGCTTCACCCAAGATTTGCCTTCTACTCCCCTTTACGATGCAGCAACTTGCATTTTAGTGATGCATTTTCTCCCAGATGACGGTAGCAAACTAGCATTACTGCAAAGTATTGCCCAGCGTCTCAAATCGTCGGCTGCTTTTATCTTGGTCGATGTGTTTGGTGAGAAAGGCACTCGTGAATTTGAGCAAATGGCTGCGATTATCAAAATATTCTGGCAAGAAATGGGCATGACCCCAGAAAAAAGCGTTGAATCGTTAGAAACAATCCATAAAGGTATTCATCCCCTGCCAGAATCAAGAGTATTGGAATTATTACAGCAGGCTGGCTTTGGCAATATTATAAGATTTTATACAGGACTTTGGGTTGGCGGCTGGATAGCAACAAAAAATTGAAGAACAAATGAGCTTCTTTTCTAGATAGTACTTTACCTAGTTGCAGAGTCTACATCACTAGTCATTTAGCGATGACAACCCTGTAAATCAGTTGCTTGAAATAGTTTGAGTAGCAAGCGTGTGGTTTTTATTTTTGCCATTCTGACAAGAGCTTACTATTTTGTCTACACTTAAGTTATTCCTAATAAATTCTTTTAGTTTATTTTGAGCTTATGGTTATAAGAAAAGCTTGTGTAGTTAGAACAACAGCTTAAACTTTCCTTATAGTACACTGAGTATTCATAAGAACATCTTAATTTTTCATAATAACAGCTTAAATTTTCTCATAACACAATGAGTGTTTGTAACGACAGCTGCAACTTTACTAGTGACGGCTTTTAAGGTACTAATACCGTTTCGCTTTAATCAACTTACAGATTTCACAGCTAGGGCTTAAAGCTAGCTGGTTATTATATCAACTATTTCATCTGTAGTCAAATTTTAAAGAGTTGGCATCACACAAAGCTAAAAAACTCTCTTAAAAAGCTAGAGATAGATAGATAATTAAGTAATGTAAAAAAAAAATTAAGCTATTCCTGATGTATTCAGGATGTTTTTTGCAAGTCATATTTCGATTTATAAGATAAAGTTCATGAAAACTGGACGCACTGACCTGGAAGTAGCGAGGCTAGAAGCCCTCCGTCAATATAAAATTCTTGATACTGAACCGGAACAAGCCTACGATAATCTTGCCCAATTAGCAGCATTTATTTGTGGCACACCTATAGCCTTGGTAAATTTCATCGATGAACACCGCCAGTGGTTCAAAGCAAAAGTAGGTATAGAAGTACCAGAAATGCCCCGGACTGTGGGATTATCTTATCTTTGCCAAGAGAAACGTGATCTTGTAGTGGTTACGGATACATTAGCTGACGAAAAGTTTGCAAGTAATCCAGTTGTAACTGCCTATCCTTATGTGCGGTTTTATGCAGGTGTACCTCTGGTTACTCCCAAGGGACATATGCTAGGAACTCTGTGTGTCATTGATAATGTGCCACGGGAACTAAGCCAAAAACAGATGGAAGCGCTTGTCGCTTTAAGTCGCTTGGTAATTGACCAACTAGAACTCAGGCTTAATGTAGCTGAAGTATCTCGGATTAGCGAAGAACTAGTGACTTACGAACAAGCAGCACGCGCTGAATCTGAAGCTGCAAGAATTCGGATATCGAATATTCTCGAAAGTATCACTGATGCATTTTTTGCTTTAGATAAAGAGTGGCGATTTACCTACGTCAATGGTCAAGCAGCACGACACTTGCACAAAAACCAAGATGAACTATTAGGTAAAAATATCTGGGAAGTTTTCCCAGAAATGATTGGCACTAAATTTTATCACGAGTATCATCGGGTAATTTCAGAGCACGTAAGTATCGAATTGGAAGAGTTTTATCCACCGCTCAATAGCTGCTTTCAAGTCCATGCCTATCCTGCACGAGACGGCTTGTCTGTTTATTTCCAGGACATTACCGAACGTCAGCAAACAGCAGAAGCACTGCGGGAAAGTGAAGAACGCTGGCAATTAGCATTACATGGTAACAATGATGGGATTTGGGATTGGAATCTGAAGACAAATAAAGTCTTCTTCTCGGCTCGCTGGAAGGAAATGCTGGGGTATGAAGACCACGAAATTTCTAATACTTGGGATGAGTGGGAAAAACGTGTACATCCCGATGATACAGCTTGGGTACTCGAAGCTATTCAAGCTCATTTTGCCCAGAAAACACCGTTTTACGTCACAGAGCATCGATTGCAATGCAAAGACGGTAGTTATAAATGGATTTTAGATCGAGGACAGGCGCTTTGGGATGAATCAGGTCAAGTAGTGCGAATGGTAGGCTCTCATACTGATATTACCGATCGCAAGCGGGCAGAAGAAGAATTCACACGGCAGAATTTGCGATCGCAATTATTTGCCGAAATTACTCTGAAAATTCGCGAATCTTTACAACTCGAAGAAGTTCTTCAAACATCAGTTACTGAAGTCCAAAAGCTCTTACAAGCTGACCGAGTTTTAGTTTTTCAACTCTGGGCTGATGGTTCGGGAACAGTCGTGCAAGAGGCAGTGTTGCCTGGTTGGCCCGTGGTTCTGGGACAAAATATACTTGACACCTGCTTTCAGCGAGATTATCTAGAAAGATATCGCCAGGGAAGAGCAAGCGCAATTATAGACATCGAAAAGTCTCACATTCAAGACTGCCATAAGGAATTTCTCCGGCAGTTTGGCGTCAAAGCTAACCTTGTAGTGCCGATTCTAATTAGAGATGGCATTTGGGGCTTGCTAATTGCTCATCAGTGTGATGCTCCCCGCCAATGGAATAACTTTGAGTTGGAGTTATTACAGCAGCTGGCTAACCAAATTGGCATTGCCCTTTCTCAGGCGCAACTGTTAGAGCAACAAACGCGCCACAGTCAGGAACTGGCCCGTTCTAATGCCGAATTAGAACAGTTTGCTTATGTCGCTTCCCATGATTTGCAAGAGCCATTGCGGATGGTGATAAGTTATTTACAGCTGCTAGAGCGGAGGTACAAGAGCAAGTTAGATGCCAATGCAGATCAGTTCATTAGCTATGCTGTAGACGGGGCGCACCGAATGCAGACTCTAATTAACGAACTTTTGAACTATTCTCGCGTTAGCACCAGAGGACAGCCCTTTGGATTAGTTGATTGTACTGCTACTGTAAAGCGAGCGATCGCTAATCTCCAAGTAGCAATTGACGAAAGTAAGGCAGTTATTACTCACGAGCCTTTACCCGAAGTGATAGCTGATGCCACTCAGATGACACAAGTCTTCCAAAACCTCATCAGCAACGCCATCAAATTCCGCCGAGAACTGCCGCCGCAAATTCACATCGGAGTTGTGAGGAGAGTAGGGGGAGTAGGGGAGCAGGGGGAGCAAGGGGAGCAGGGGAGCAGGGGAGCAGGGGAAGCAGGGGGAGCAGGGGGAGCAGGGGAGCAATTACTTCCTCATATTCCCCAGTCACCAGTCCCCAGTCCCCAGTCCCCAGCCACCAGTCCCCACTCCCCACTCCCCACTCCCCAATACGAATATTTGTTCTCAGTGAGCGATAATGGAATTGGGTTGGAAAGCCAGTACGCTGAACGTATCTTTGCGATTTTTCAGCGCTTGCACAGTCGTGGCAAGTATCCGGGTACTGGAATTGGTCTGGCAATTTGTAAGAAGATTATAGAACGCCACGGGGGTAGTATCTGGATTGAGTCCGAAGCGGGTCAAGGCTCGACTTTCTACTTCACAATTCCAGATAGAGCAGGTCAGCAATCGTGAGTAATAAATTAACGATTATGCCTATTGAGGTTTTGTTAGTAGAAGACAATCCTGGCGATGCCCAACTTACACGCATTGCCCTGGAAGATAGCAAAATCTCCATTCACCTGAATGTAGTTGAAGATGGTGTCGAGGCAATGGCATTTTTGCGAAAAGAGGAGAAATATAGTAAGGCCGTACATCCAGATATTGTGCTACTCGATTTGAACCTTCCTAGAAAAGACGGAAGGGAGGTATTGGCAGAAATCAAAGGAGATGAAAACCTCAAGCGAATTCCTGTAGTTGTCCTAACGACTTCCCAAGCCGAAGAAGACATTCTCAAAGCCTATAACTTGGCTGCTAACTGTTACATAACTAAGCCAGTTGACTTCGATCAATTCGTTAAGATTGTACAATCAATAGAAAATTTTTGGTTTGCGATTGTAAAACTGCCACCGGAGTGAAAGCAATGGCAGGCGAAAACATTAAAGTCTTGTTAGTAGAAGACAACCCTGGTGATGTCTTTTTATTACATGAATTATTAAAGGAAGTTACTACAGTTCGGGTTGAGTTAATGCCTGTTGAGCGCCTAAGTGAAGCGCTTAACCATTTAGCAACCAAAAGTTTTGATGTAATTCTGTTAGACCTCTCACTGCCAGATAGCCAAGGTTTGGAAACCTTTGTGATAGCTCACAATCGGTCAAAAGCCACTCCGATAATTGTCCTAACAGGTATAGATGATGAAACTCTGGCAATTAGGGCAATGCAGGAAGGAGCGCAGGATTATTTAGTTAAAGGACAAGTCACAGGTGACTTACTGGTGCGCTCTATGCGTTATGCGATTGAGCGTCAACGAGCAGACGAAGCACTGCGGCATAGTGAGGAGCGATTTCGGGTTGCTCTAAAAAACTCGCCAATCTTTGTTTACAACCAAGATAAAGAATTACGTTATACCTGGGTTTATAATCCCCTTTATGGATTGGCTGTTGAAGATATTTTGGGCAAACAAGACTGGGATATCATTCCAGTTGAAGATGCTCAACGTCTTACCGCTATTAAACGTGGGGTGCTAGACGCTGGTGTAGGAACACGAGAGGAAGTTGCGATCGCCACCGCAGCTGGAACGCGATATTATGATTTGACAGTCGAGCCATTGCAAAATGAGGCGCAAGAAGTTGTTGGGGTGACTTGCGCCAGTGTTGATATTAGCGAAAGAAAGCTGGCTGAAGAGAAAATTCGCGAACAAGCGGCATTACTTGATGTCACCACTGATGCCATTTGCGTACAAGATTTAGACAATAAAATACTCTTTTGGAATCAAGGTGCAGAAAAACTCTACGGTTGGCAGGCTCATGAAGTCTGGGGCAAAAATGCCAACGAGTTTTTGTCTGACGAACTTTCAACAGAAATCGAAGCGGCTTCATTGCAAGTCATCAGCAAAGGCAGCTGGCAGGGCGAGTTAGCCAAAGTTACCAAAAGTGGCAAAGAAATCCTGGTAGCTAGTCGCTGGAGTTTAGTTTGTGATGAACAAGGCAAACCAAAATCAATTCTCGCAGTTGATACAGATATTACCGATAAAAAACATCTAGAAGCTCAATTGTTCCGCACTCAACGCTTAGAAAGTATCGGAACCTTAGCTAGCGGTATTGCTCATGACCTGAATAACATTCTCACGCCGATTTTGGCAGGAGCGCAACTATTACCCCTGAAATTCCCCGATGCAGATGAGCGGACTCACCATCTCTTGGAGATTCTAGAAATTAATGCTAGACGTGGAGCTGATTTAGTTAAACAAGTGCTGTCATTTGCGCGGGGTGTGGAAGGGAAGCGCATCACTTTGCAACTTAGACATCTGATTGCGGAACTTGGCAAGATTATCAAAGAAACATTTCCCAAATCCCTCGAAGTCCGCACTGATGTACCACAAGACTTATGGACGATTTCTGGAGATAGTACACAAATTCATCAAGTGCTGATGAATCTCTGCGTCAACGCCCGTGATGCCATGCCTAACGGTGGTACTTTAAAAATCTCTGCTCAAAATCTCTATATTGATGAAAATTATGCCCGGATGAATTTAGAAGCCAAAGTCGGGCCGTACATCCTAATTACTGTCTCTGATACTGGTACTGGCATTCCTAAAGAAATCTTAGATAGAATTTTCGAGCCATTCTTCACTACAAAAGAAGTTGGGCAAGGCACAGGGTTAGGGCTTTCCACAGTACTGGGAATTATTAGAAGCCACGGTGGTTTTATCAATGTGTATAGCGAAGTCGGCAGTGGTACTAGCTTTAAAGTGTACTTGCCAGCAGTTGGGGGAATGGAAACACTTAGCGCTGAAGATTTGACACCGCCGACAGGACAGGGAGAACTAATTTTAATTGTGGATGATGAACCTGCAATTCTGGAGATTACAAAAACATCACTGGAAGCTTACAACTACAAAATACTAACTGCCAGTGATGGTATTGAGGCGATCGCATTATACGCTAAACACATGAGCCAAATTAGCGCTGTACTGATGGATATCATGCTACCGTCGCTAGATGGTTTAACAGCCATCCGTACTTTGCAAAAAATAAATCCCCAGGTCAAAATTATTGCCACTAGTGGACTGATGTCTAGCAATAAATTAGGCGCGGTAGCCGATACTGGTGTGACCACATTTTTATCAAAGCCCTACACTGTTAGTGAACTATTGTTCGCTTTACAGAAAGTACTATCTTGATAATTGAGCATTGGGGAGCCAGTCTTGTGGGCGGGCAATGCCCGACTTGAAAGAACTGGCGTTATTGGGCATTGGAAAAGAGATTTTTATACTTTGCTAGCCTTGAGTAATCAAAACTAGGAGAAACAGAATACATACAGCGTTTTGTATCTAAATGGAGTACATCCTTTACCCCCCTTAATCTCCCCGATGTATTGGGGGGAAATTGCCAATCTAGTTCCCTCCCCTTTCCAAGGGGAGGGTTAGGGAGGGGTATTTTTGTACTTCACTAACTTGCAATCTGCTGTAAATTATAGTTCTCCTGTTTTTTAACTCCCAACTCCTGTACAGACGCGTAGACGCTCGAAGAGCGGCTTCTCGTAAGAGTATAATCGCGTCTCTCCCTACTCCCTACTCCCTTAGACATTAAACCGGAACAACATCACATCCCCTTCCTGCACAATATACTCTTTACCTTCACTGCGAACCAACCCTTTTTCTTTCGCCGCATTCACTGAACCAGTCGCTACTAAATCATTGTAAGCAACAGTTTCTGCCCGAATAAATCCCCGTTCAAAATCAGTGTGAATTACGCCTGCGGCTTGAGGTGCAGACATTCCCGCATGAATTGTCCAAGCGCGGGTTTCTTTAGGCCCACTCGTGAAATATGTTCGCAAACCTAAAAGAGTGTAAGTAGCACGAATCAAAGATTTCAAGCCGCCTTCTTGCACACCTAATGATTCTAAGAAATCAGCTTTATCTTCCTCTGGTAATTCCACCAATTCGGCTTCAACTTGTGCCGAAACAATGACAACTTGAGCATTTTCTGTCGCTGCAATTTGCCGCACTTTGTCTACAAAGTCATTACCAGTTGCCAAATCATCTTCTGAAACATTGGCAGCATAGATAATTGGTTTATAAGTGAGCAGTTCTAGTCCTTTGATAATCTCAGTTTCTTCTTCAGCTAAACTCACTTGGCGGACTGATTTACCTTCATTTAAAGCAGCAGCTAATTTTTCTAACACTGTTATTTCAAACTGTGCATCTTTGCTGGTACGCGCTTGTTTACGGGTGCGGTCAATTCGCCGTTCAATTTGTGCTAAATCTGCTAAACCTAGCTCTAAATTAATTATTTCAATATCTCGCGCTGGGTCAACAGAACCAGCAACGTGGATAATGTCGTCATTCTCAAAACAACGTACCACATGGATGATTGCATCAACTTCCCGGATATGGGAGAGGAATTGATTACCGAGTCCCTCACCTTGACTTGCACCTTTAACCAAACCGGCAATATCCACAAATTCAACCCGCGCCGGGACAATTTGTGCAGAACTGGCAATTTTCGAGAGAACATTTAACCGCTCATCCGGTACTGCGACAACGCCGACATTCGGTTCAATCGTGCAAAAAGGGAAGTTAGCCGCTTCTGCTTTGGCGTTAGCGACTACAGCATTAAATAAGGTAGATTTTCCGACGTTGGGAAGTCCGACAATTCCGGCTCTTAGCATTTTGGCTTTTAGATTTGGATTTTAGATTCAAATACTAAGATAATTCAAACAGGTTCAGGTATGGTTTGGGGAATTGTCCCTGGAACAGTTTGAGGAATCGGTGCTGGAACAGTCTGAGGAATGGGAGTAGGTACTGGTTCTGGCGCAGGCCCTGGTAAGGGTTGGGGAATCCCTGGCCCCGGTACTGGTTCAGGACTTGGTAGTGGATTTGGTTCAGGAGTAGGAATCTGTGGTTCAGGTATAGAAATAGCAGTGGGATAAGTCATCGTCAGTCTAATTAAATTATTCGACTTTCCCAAACTAGATGAAAACTTGAGATTCTGACATCTCCCTAAATACCTATACCTAGCCAGACTAGTCTTGATTAATTTACGGCTATCGATAAAAAAAGGCAGGAAATCCTGCCTTTTCAAGAAGCTACAAAACCATAGTTAAGGTAAGTATTACGCATGGATTAAGTTAAGTTGCGACAAAATTATGACAAAAGTGTGACTAACACGAGTTGTTATGATGCAGCCGTTTAGCTTATACCAATTTACGAGAATCCTGATACATATAGATTTCTCGTAATGGCATGGCATTACCATGCCCCTACCAGGGTATTTGTATCATTATTAAAATGAAATGGTATTACTCTTCTGCACAAAAGTTTTTTCTCTTTTTCAGAGCGATCGCTAAACCTGCTACCAACA
This region of Nostoc sp. UHCC 0302 genomic DNA includes:
- a CDS encoding class I SAM-dependent methyltransferase, which codes for MPEQSINFDSNPPVAVNEYDNMAQIALPGYEAMHTMALSFLRSHLPKEANLLIVGAGTGMELVKFGQRNLAWQMLGVDPSSNMLAIARDKIQQHNLSQRIQLFHGFTQDLPSTPLYDAATCILVMHFLPDDGSKLALLQSIAQRLKSSAAFILVDVFGEKGTREFEQMAAIIKIFWQEMGMTPEKSVESLETIHKGIHPLPESRVLELLQQAGFGNIIRFYTGLWVGGWIATKN
- a CDS encoding GAF domain-containing protein, with the protein product MKTGRTDLEVARLEALRQYKILDTEPEQAYDNLAQLAAFICGTPIALVNFIDEHRQWFKAKVGIEVPEMPRTVGLSYLCQEKRDLVVVTDTLADEKFASNPVVTAYPYVRFYAGVPLVTPKGHMLGTLCVIDNVPRELSQKQMEALVALSRLVIDQLELRLNVAEVSRISEELVTYEQAARAESEAARIRISNILESITDAFFALDKEWRFTYVNGQAARHLHKNQDELLGKNIWEVFPEMIGTKFYHEYHRVISEHVSIELEEFYPPLNSCFQVHAYPARDGLSVYFQDITERQQTAEALRESEERWQLALHGNNDGIWDWNLKTNKVFFSARWKEMLGYEDHEISNTWDEWEKRVHPDDTAWVLEAIQAHFAQKTPFYVTEHRLQCKDGSYKWILDRGQALWDESGQVVRMVGSHTDITDRKRAEEEFTRQNLRSQLFAEITLKIRESLQLEEVLQTSVTEVQKLLQADRVLVFQLWADGSGTVVQEAVLPGWPVVLGQNILDTCFQRDYLERYRQGRASAIIDIEKSHIQDCHKEFLRQFGVKANLVVPILIRDGIWGLLIAHQCDAPRQWNNFELELLQQLANQIGIALSQAQLLEQQTRHSQELARSNAELEQFAYVASHDLQEPLRMVISYLQLLERRYKSKLDANADQFISYAVDGAHRMQTLINELLNYSRVSTRGQPFGLVDCTATVKRAIANLQVAIDESKAVITHEPLPEVIADATQMTQVFQNLISNAIKFRRELPPQIHIGVVRRVGGVGEQGEQGEQGSRGAGEAGGAGGAGEQLLPHIPQSPVPSPQSPATSPHSPLPTPQYEYLFSVSDNGIGLESQYAERIFAIFQRLHSRGKYPGTGIGLAICKKIIERHGGSIWIESEAGQGSTFYFTIPDRAGQQS
- the hisG gene encoding ATP phosphoribosyltransferase, yielding MLTVALPKGELLKNSIRLLQSVGLDFSAFLDSGTRQLQIPDASGQAKALLVRAQDVPVYVEYGQAQLGIVGYDVLQEKQPQVAHLVDLQFGHCRMSVAVKASSSYKSPLDLPPHGRVASKYVNCAREYFHGLDLPVEIVPLYGSVELGPITGMSEAIVDLVSTGRTLRENGLIEIATLYESTARLIAHPLSYRLNTGNLSDLISKLRDTVLVTV
- a CDS encoding 1-acyl-sn-glycerol-3-phosphate acyltransferase — encoded protein: MINQHSENLSNTQVEKVSEQSYKFSWFDWFCLWYPPGWLILFNRHWQHYHADPDGWNLLEYGLFLIPGGFYIAMLSRWLRLGCRSPRKETGEFEPNYQQVFSTEILSTIIKYYFRGELQQIDQLPQTGPMIVAMNHAGMCFPWDFITLAYLIGEARGTTVQTLANTALFEHPWMIWWLPPQWSQVLGGVRAELDDFEAAITQDRIILYAPEGVRGPIKGWKKRYQLQKFDVSFIKLSDRHHIPIVPVVCIGSESLHPWTVNLQKLQRLFKLPFLPLSPLMLLLMLFPSMGVWAMKTRLRYFIQPVKNDMSLNKGRAAIYQQAQQLRENLQIQINQLLS
- a CDS encoding response regulator codes for the protein MAGENIKVLLVEDNPGDVFLLHELLKEVTTVRVELMPVERLSEALNHLATKSFDVILLDLSLPDSQGLETFVIAHNRSKATPIIVLTGIDDETLAIRAMQEGAQDYLVKGQVTGDLLVRSMRYAIERQRADEALRHSEERFRVALKNSPIFVYNQDKELRYTWVYNPLYGLAVEDILGKQDWDIIPVEDAQRLTAIKRGVLDAGVGTREEVAIATAAGTRYYDLTVEPLQNEAQEVVGVTCASVDISERKLAEEKIREQAALLDVTTDAICVQDLDNKILFWNQGAEKLYGWQAHEVWGKNANEFLSDELSTEIEAASLQVISKGSWQGELAKVTKSGKEILVASRWSLVCDEQGKPKSILAVDTDITDKKHLEAQLFRTQRLESIGTLASGIAHDLNNILTPILAGAQLLPLKFPDADERTHHLLEILEINARRGADLVKQVLSFARGVEGKRITLQLRHLIAELGKIIKETFPKSLEVRTDVPQDLWTISGDSTQIHQVLMNLCVNARDAMPNGGTLKISAQNLYIDENYARMNLEAKVGPYILITVSDTGTGIPKEILDRIFEPFFTTKEVGQGTGLGLSTVLGIIRSHGGFINVYSEVGSGTSFKVYLPAVGGMETLSAEDLTPPTGQGELILIVDDEPAILEITKTSLEAYNYKILTASDGIEAIALYAKHMSQISAVLMDIMLPSLDGLTAIRTLQKINPQVKIIATSGLMSSNKLGAVADTGVTTFLSKPYTVSELLFALQKVLS
- a CDS encoding response regulator gives rise to the protein MSNKLTIMPIEVLLVEDNPGDAQLTRIALEDSKISIHLNVVEDGVEAMAFLRKEEKYSKAVHPDIVLLDLNLPRKDGREVLAEIKGDENLKRIPVVVLTTSQAEEDILKAYNLAANCYITKPVDFDQFVKIVQSIENFWFAIVKLPPE
- the ychF gene encoding redox-regulated ATPase YchF, with protein sequence MLRAGIVGLPNVGKSTLFNAVVANAKAEAANFPFCTIEPNVGVVAVPDERLNVLSKIASSAQIVPARVEFVDIAGLVKGASQGEGLGNQFLSHIREVDAIIHVVRCFENDDIIHVAGSVDPARDIEIINLELGLADLAQIERRIDRTRKQARTSKDAQFEITVLEKLAAALNEGKSVRQVSLAEEETEIIKGLELLTYKPIIYAANVSEDDLATGNDFVDKVRQIAATENAQVVIVSAQVEAELVELPEEDKADFLESLGVQEGGLKSLIRATYTLLGLRTYFTSGPKETRAWTIHAGMSAPQAAGVIHTDFERGFIRAETVAYNDLVATGSVNAAKEKGLVRSEGKEYIVQEGDVMLFRFNV
- the rppA gene encoding two-component system response regulator RppA codes for the protein MRILLVDDEVELTDPLSRLLTREGYNVETAYTGTTGSELAQAGSYDLLILDWMLPGKTGLEICQELRSQGKTTPVLFLTAKDTLDDRVQGLDAGADDYLIKPFELRELLARVRALLRRSGSQAYETITSGRITVADLELDCENQVAYRQGRVIELSQKESQLLQYFMEHTGQLLTHAQIMQHLWQDEEQPSSNVIAALIRLLRRKIEVGRETTLIHTVYGKGYRFGAALLEPV